Proteins encoded in a region of the Photobacterium angustum genome:
- a CDS encoding HlyD family type I secretion periplasmic adaptor subunit: MSSNLKWANQKHAYRSRKIVWLCSLLVISIITWSAYSKLEEVVVGDGKVVPTLAIQKIQSLEGGIIEQVLVKAGEQVKKGQPLIILDDTRFRTAFQESDEHYRTLQAQIKRLKAELDTVKVNTKEKDWKKQITISHQAIAFDDLSKRAQLNAKANYNERIGQIESQLEEAQLTIEQQTEALRDAKSNTSTLYSSLRLVNKEAKMLEGAVKRGAVAEVELIQTRRDQVKLRGEIASSKVAQQKTSAALREAIVMRRNLALEFRTSVQAQLNELTNQFAQLEDSQEGLADQLKRTEITAPMDGTIKDILVRSLGGVVKPGEPIMELVPNDSKLIVEARISPQDIAFVQTGLEATIKFTAYDFVVYGGRKGTVTYVSADALQTEDGTAYYRAHIQLHDDPETRLQVIPGMQAMVDILTGEKTVLSYWLKPLLRAKASALREP, encoded by the coding sequence ATGAGCAGTAATTTAAAATGGGCAAATCAAAAACACGCCTATCGTTCTCGTAAAATCGTTTGGCTTTGTTCGCTACTAGTTATCTCTATTATCACTTGGTCTGCTTATTCCAAATTGGAAGAAGTGGTCGTAGGTGATGGCAAAGTTGTACCGACCCTCGCCATTCAAAAAATTCAGAGTTTAGAAGGCGGTATTATTGAACAAGTCTTAGTTAAAGCAGGCGAACAGGTAAAGAAAGGTCAGCCTTTAATTATTTTAGATGACACCCGTTTCCGTACCGCTTTCCAAGAGTCTGATGAGCATTACCGTACTTTACAAGCACAAATCAAACGCCTGAAAGCCGAATTAGACACAGTAAAAGTCAATACCAAGGAAAAAGATTGGAAAAAACAAATCACGATTTCCCATCAAGCTATCGCTTTTGATGATTTAAGTAAGCGTGCCCAGCTTAATGCTAAAGCCAACTACAACGAACGTATTGGACAAATTGAGTCACAACTTGAAGAAGCACAGCTTACGATTGAACAACAAACTGAAGCGTTACGTGATGCGAAAAGTAATACATCCACACTTTATAGCAGTCTTCGTTTAGTCAATAAAGAAGCCAAAATGCTCGAAGGGGCGGTAAAACGAGGCGCTGTTGCGGAAGTAGAATTGATCCAAACACGTCGCGATCAGGTCAAATTACGCGGCGAAATTGCCAGTTCAAAAGTTGCACAACAAAAAACGTCAGCAGCATTACGTGAAGCGATTGTGATGCGCCGCAATCTTGCGTTGGAATTTAGAACCTCAGTCCAAGCACAACTCAATGAATTGACCAATCAGTTTGCCCAATTAGAAGATAGTCAAGAAGGGTTAGCCGATCAGTTAAAACGAACCGAAATCACCGCCCCAATGGATGGCACTATTAAAGATATTTTAGTGCGCTCATTAGGCGGTGTTGTAAAACCCGGTGAACCTATCATGGAGTTAGTGCCCAATGACAGCAAGTTAATCGTTGAAGCGCGAATTTCGCCGCAAGATATTGCTTTTGTACAAACAGGATTAGAAGCCACCATTAAATTTACTGCTTACGATTTTGTGGTTTACGGTGGACGCAAAGGCACAGTGACATATGTCAGTGCTGATGCCCTACAAACAGAAGACGGTACCGCCTATTACCGCGCCCATATTCAGCTCCATGATGATCCCGAGACACGTTTGCAAGTCATTCCCGGCATGCAAGCCATGGTGGATATCTTAACGGGAGAAAAAACCGTTTTGAGCTACTGGTTAAAGCCGTTATTACGCGCCAAAGCAAGTGCATTAAGAGAGCCATAA
- a CDS encoding TolC family outer membrane protein has translation MRLSSLIAAALFSSSAAHALSLEESVASAIDYSPQIAGQYARFQSVLREVDGAQADYLPQVNLYAAAGYEETRYNSGNKIPKDDRGMNRTEIGLKASQLIFDGFKTSANTDRLSYEAESERLTLLSDAEDISLDTTRLYMEVLKAKTIHELTQRNVREHEAIYQDILDKNSKGLSSNSDLAQIAARVATARSSLIAAENNLYDLDAQFMRLVGKPATGLVDPVVDTALLPSSKEIAIKQGIKQHPEIQAAMADIKAAREEIRREKGNYFPEFKLEVHANANDNVGNTLGPDQDARVMLTMNYDIYNGGKTNADTEASAWRHEEARTIRLRAEREVVEGTTLAWNAYNMLEQQKKLLKQNVDAAKAAEMGYEEQFRLGRRSLLDVLDAKVEVFLARKSYINTEYDHTLAAYRILNAMGKLTYALRVEYPEQWQAKEQ, from the coding sequence ATGCGTTTATCATCATTAATAGCAGCTGCGCTATTTTCATCAAGTGCTGCGCACGCGCTCTCTTTAGAAGAGTCTGTTGCCTCAGCCATTGATTACAGCCCACAAATTGCGGGGCAATATGCCCGTTTTCAATCAGTACTTCGTGAAGTCGATGGCGCACAGGCTGATTACTTGCCACAGGTAAATCTATACGCTGCTGCGGGTTATGAAGAAACCCGTTACAACAGTGGCAATAAAATCCCAAAAGACGATCGTGGTATGAACCGAACTGAAATTGGTTTAAAAGCCTCGCAGTTAATCTTTGATGGCTTTAAAACCTCAGCCAATACTGATCGCCTGAGCTATGAAGCAGAATCTGAGCGGTTAACCTTGTTATCGGATGCAGAGGATATTTCATTAGATACCACACGCTTGTACATGGAAGTACTGAAAGCCAAAACCATTCATGAATTAACCCAACGTAACGTCCGTGAACATGAAGCGATCTATCAAGATATTCTGGACAAAAATTCAAAAGGCTTAAGCAGTAATTCTGACTTAGCCCAAATCGCAGCACGCGTTGCGACAGCGCGCTCATCACTCATTGCCGCTGAAAATAACCTCTATGATCTCGACGCCCAATTCATGCGTTTAGTTGGAAAACCGGCAACAGGTTTAGTCGATCCTGTGGTCGATACTGCCCTACTGCCAAGCAGCAAAGAAATTGCTATTAAACAAGGCATTAAGCAGCACCCTGAAATTCAAGCAGCCATGGCTGATATTAAAGCGGCACGTGAAGAAATTCGCCGTGAAAAAGGCAATTACTTCCCTGAATTTAAGTTAGAAGTACACGCAAATGCCAACGACAACGTGGGTAATACACTTGGTCCGGATCAAGATGCCCGTGTCATGCTGACCATGAATTACGACATCTATAACGGTGGAAAAACCAATGCTGATACAGAAGCCTCTGCATGGCGTCATGAAGAAGCGCGTACGATCCGTTTGCGTGCAGAACGTGAAGTCGTAGAAGGAACGACCCTAGCGTGGAATGCCTACAACATGTTAGAGCAACAGAAGAAATTGTTAAAACAGAACGTTGATGCAGCAAAAGCCGCAGAAATGGGTTATGAAGAACAATTTCGTTTAGGCCGTCGTAGCTTACTTGACGTACTTGATGCAAAAGTAGAAGTGTTCCTTGCCCGCAAGAGCTACATCAATACTGAATATGACCACACCCTAGCGGCATATCGCATTCTTAATGCTATGGGTAAATTGACCTATGCGTTACGTGTTGAATACCCAGAACAATGGCAGGCGAAGGAGCAATAA
- a CDS encoding OmpA family protein, with the protein MKKSLLSLILLPLLLTGCANMPDTQVTRHQIDDLRDHDKDGVINQRDMCADTPAGTQVDITGCAPWEVKPKYDIQTVYFNFDDDHIRLDQNETYTQLFDLLKQKPQAKVILVGDTSPEGTNEYNKALAQRRTGVIKDALIENGIAPERISEQEFTQVTELTKHLKKRERRTIAVITSNQMEPVKKWTIYSSEQSAQHASTAQ; encoded by the coding sequence ATGAAAAAATCACTACTTTCTCTCATTTTATTGCCTTTGCTTTTAACTGGCTGTGCAAACATGCCTGATACCCAAGTCACTCGCCACCAGATTGATGATCTTCGCGATCATGATAAAGATGGCGTGATCAACCAACGGGATATGTGTGCAGATACGCCTGCTGGTACTCAGGTTGATATTACAGGCTGTGCTCCTTGGGAAGTGAAGCCCAAATACGACATCCAGACAGTTTACTTTAACTTTGATGACGACCATATTCGCTTAGATCAAAATGAAACCTACACTCAACTTTTTGATTTATTAAAACAAAAGCCACAGGCAAAAGTGATCCTTGTTGGTGATACTAGCCCTGAAGGTACAAACGAATACAACAAAGCATTAGCGCAACGTCGTACAGGTGTGATTAAAGATGCATTGATTGAAAATGGTATTGCACCTGAGCGCATCTCAGAGCAAGAGTTTACGCAGGTGACCGAATTAACCAAGCACCTAAAGAAACGTGAGCGACGCACCATTGCTGTTATAACCAGCAACCAAATGGAGCCTGTAAAAAAATGGACAATTTACAGCTCTGAGCAGTCAGCGCAACATGCATCAACAGCACAGTGA
- a CDS encoding PstS family phosphate ABC transporter substrate-binding protein — MNKSTLTYMLPLALFASSAYADSSKTIAVENELNTVVNELISTATLNNHLLTEQSNDIQKVMIEDGVKIGISSRRWLDSEVAVFKDKYGYKPTELYFTSDAIAILVNDDNPIKSISINALADIFGCQSSLKSIQWQTVSPVLANNTELTQVHAYSVNGDLSAHRNFTKMITCYDGQKTATKSLNSRKDLIDTIESKENAIGYTVYQSQDKDIKRIDIIDKNGEMFGLDHETILSGRYPLANVYYMYLNLEPTNNSLSPQQTAFVNYVMTPEAQQTLTDNGFIDLPAAAITRNKVVLKQQQPEIQGGYK, encoded by the coding sequence GTGAATAAATCAACTTTAACTTACATGTTACCACTGGCGCTGTTTGCTTCTTCTGCTTATGCCGATAGCAGTAAAACCATTGCGGTTGAAAATGAACTCAATACCGTTGTCAACGAGCTAATTTCAACGGCAACGTTGAACAATCATTTACTCACAGAACAAAGCAATGACATTCAAAAAGTCATGATTGAAGATGGCGTAAAAATTGGTATTAGCTCTCGTCGTTGGTTAGATAGCGAAGTCGCCGTTTTTAAAGATAAATACGGTTATAAACCAACCGAACTGTACTTTACATCCGATGCCATCGCCATTTTAGTTAATGATGATAATCCAATTAAGTCTATTTCAATCAATGCGCTGGCTGATATCTTTGGCTGCCAATCATCATTAAAATCAATTCAATGGCAGACAGTAAGTCCTGTACTTGCCAACAATACTGAACTGACACAAGTACACGCTTATTCAGTTAATGGTGATTTATCAGCACACCGTAATTTCACCAAGATGATCACCTGCTACGATGGCCAAAAAACGGCAACTAAATCGTTAAACAGCCGTAAAGATTTAATCGATACTATTGAATCAAAAGAAAACGCCATTGGTTACACCGTATATCAAAGCCAAGACAAAGATATTAAACGTATTGATATTATTGATAAAAATGGTGAGATGTTTGGATTAGATCATGAAACAATTTTATCAGGCCGCTATCCGCTTGCTAACGTTTATTACATGTATCTGAATTTAGAACCTACAAATAACTCTCTATCGCCGCAGCAAACGGCTTTTGTTAATTACGTAATGACACCAGAAGCGCAGCAGACACTCACTGACAACGGCTTTATCGATTTACCTGCAGCGGCAATTACGCGCAACAAAGTCGTATTAAAACAACAGCAACCTGAGATTCAGGGCGGTTATAAATAA
- a CDS encoding L-alanine exporter AlaE, translating into MSVIKFPLKYRNAAADTFAMVVFSFAAGMMIEIFISGMSFEQSLASRTLSIPVNIAIAWPYGMFRDYMIRTGMRFSTKRWMKGFSDMVAYVLFQSPIYACILFVVGANFDQIVTAVTSNIVVSGALGIVYGQFLEMCRRMFRVPNAA; encoded by the coding sequence ATGTCTGTGATTAAATTTCCTTTAAAGTATAGAAATGCCGCAGCAGATACTTTTGCGATGGTTGTGTTTAGCTTTGCCGCTGGCATGATGATTGAGATCTTTATTTCAGGTATGTCGTTTGAGCAGTCGTTAGCATCACGAACATTATCTATCCCAGTTAATATTGCGATTGCTTGGCCTTATGGGATGTTTAGAGATTACATGATCCGAACAGGTATGCGCTTTTCAACAAAACGTTGGATGAAAGGCTTCTCTGATATGGTGGCCTATGTGTTATTTCAATCACCGATCTATGCTTGCATATTATTTGTTGTAGGGGCGAACTTTGATCAGATTGTTACTGCGGTAACCAGTAATATCGTGGTTTCTGGTGCGTTGGGCATTGTTTATGGTCAGTTTTTAGAAATGTGTCGCCGCATGTTCCGTGTACCAAATGCTGCATGA
- a CDS encoding L-lactate MFS transporter, protein MSTHSTNRTRVLTLIGTIITQFALGSVYTWSLFNAQLADKLSEPVSRVAFSFGILSLALAVASSMAGKMQERFGVRKVTIGAGVLLGASLLLTAHATNLILLYVFAGFLIGFADGTGYLMTLSNCVKWFPERKGLISACAIGAYGLGSLGFKFINMYFLQHGGLETTFDIWGVVAMIMVILGGLLMTDAPKQEISAEQAAEGARDYSLAESMKHPQYWMLALIFLTLCMSGLYVIGVAKDIGQSYVHLTAGVAASAVTIIAVANISGRLVLGILSDKIARTKVIAIALTICLVGVCALLFAHLNMMVFYAAVACIAFSFGGTLTVFPSLVSDFFGLNNLTKNYGVIYLGFGVGSLIGSIVASVFGGFIATFYLMFALLIVSLVIALTIQLPNGESDAQLVVNH, encoded by the coding sequence ATGAGCACTCACAGCACGAATAGAACCCGTGTTCTAACCTTAATTGGCACCATCATTACCCAGTTTGCATTGGGTTCGGTTTACACATGGAGTTTGTTCAATGCCCAACTTGCCGACAAGTTATCAGAGCCTGTTAGTCGTGTTGCATTTTCATTTGGTATATTGAGTTTAGCGTTGGCTGTTGCTTCTTCTATGGCTGGTAAAATGCAAGAGCGTTTTGGTGTACGTAAAGTGACCATTGGCGCAGGTGTGCTACTAGGTGCAAGTTTATTGCTAACAGCTCATGCTACTAACCTTATTTTGCTTTATGTGTTTGCGGGTTTCTTAATTGGCTTTGCCGATGGTACGGGCTATTTAATGACCCTATCTAACTGTGTGAAGTGGTTCCCAGAGCGTAAAGGCTTAATTTCAGCGTGTGCTATTGGTGCTTACGGCCTTGGTAGTTTAGGCTTTAAATTCATTAACATGTATTTCCTTCAGCATGGCGGTCTTGAAACGACATTTGATATTTGGGGTGTTGTTGCCATGATCATGGTTATTCTTGGTGGATTGTTAATGACTGATGCACCTAAACAAGAGATCTCAGCGGAGCAAGCAGCAGAGGGCGCTCGTGATTACAGCTTAGCTGAGTCAATGAAACACCCACAATATTGGATGCTTGCTTTGATCTTCTTAACCTTATGTATGAGCGGCTTATATGTTATCGGTGTTGCCAAAGATATTGGTCAATCTTATGTACACTTAACTGCTGGCGTTGCGGCATCTGCAGTAACTATCATTGCCGTAGCCAACATCAGTGGTCGTTTAGTTCTTGGTATTCTGTCAGATAAAATAGCACGTACTAAGGTAATAGCGATTGCGTTGACGATCTGTTTAGTGGGTGTATGTGCATTGTTATTTGCGCATTTGAATATGATGGTATTTTATGCCGCTGTAGCGTGTATCGCGTTTAGTTTTGGTGGCACATTAACCGTGTTCCCATCATTAGTGAGTGACTTCTTTGGTTTGAATAATCTAACTAAAAACTACGGTGTTATTTACCTAGGCTTCGGTGTTGGTAGCTTGATTGGTTCAATTGTCGCATCCGTTTTTGGTGGCTTTATTGCAACTTTCTACTTGATGTTCGCATTATTGATTGTCTCTCTGGTGATTGCATTAACCATTCAGTTACCTAACGGTGAAAGTGATGCACAATTAGTTGTAAATCACTAA
- a CDS encoding LytR/AlgR family response regulator transcription factor, which translates to MMKALIVEDEYLAREELTYLIQTHSHIHIEAAFEDGLEAFKFLQTNQVDIVFLDINIPSIDGMLLARNISQFKHKPHIVFTTAYKDHAVDAFELEAFDYLLKPISETRMKGLLAKLEQQHQEVNQQEQQVSEPSRSHTINLMKDNRIVITPVCEIDYAEANEKITTVYTADGRFVAPMAISELVAKLPESDFFRCHRSYCINLSRVQEIIPWVNSTYMLKLQHHEQQVPVSRSNIKQFRERMKL; encoded by the coding sequence ATGATGAAAGCGCTAATTGTTGAAGATGAATATTTAGCCCGCGAAGAGTTAACATATTTAATTCAAACTCATAGCCATATTCATATTGAGGCTGCTTTTGAAGATGGATTGGAAGCCTTTAAGTTTCTCCAAACTAACCAAGTCGATATTGTGTTTCTTGATATTAATATTCCGTCGATTGATGGCATGTTACTCGCACGTAATATTTCTCAGTTTAAACATAAGCCTCATATTGTATTTACCACCGCTTATAAAGATCATGCGGTTGATGCCTTCGAACTTGAAGCGTTTGATTATTTGCTGAAACCCATTAGTGAAACAAGGATGAAAGGGTTGTTAGCGAAATTAGAACAGCAACATCAAGAGGTTAACCAACAAGAACAACAAGTGTCTGAACCATCGCGCAGTCATACCATAAATTTAATGAAAGATAACCGTATTGTTATAACGCCTGTTTGCGAGATTGATTATGCGGAAGCCAACGAAAAAATCACCACAGTTTATACTGCTGATGGTCGCTTTGTTGCGCCAATGGCGATTAGTGAGCTGGTGGCGAAATTACCTGAATCTGACTTCTTCCGTTGCCATCGCTCGTACTGTATTAATCTTTCACGGGTGCAGGAAATCATTCCTTGGGTAAACAGTACTTACATGCTGAAACTACAGCATCATGAACAACAGGTGCCAGTTAGTCGCAGTAATATTAAGCAGTTCCGTGAACGGATGAAGCTGTAA